From the genome of Vitis riparia cultivar Riparia Gloire de Montpellier isolate 1030 chromosome 2, EGFV_Vit.rip_1.0, whole genome shotgun sequence, one region includes:
- the LOC117930780 gene encoding probable LRR receptor-like serine/threonine-protein kinase PAM74, with the protein MSSLTPLHLISLSLSLSVCSLSDRNQGRCQILPPSIFMAPSNFTFNKSERRVSNPHDPGTASGLFVCGCWSCWRILSIILLTFPYQLAFCVASDSPPTRAAPPTPLFKTRGGGDTQNTDTLADPRIVAALCVSAAFLILLFVMGFLKFLRFKLRRRRNRVVIEDHMGGCESGISVVPNEPDKKNGSVKRFSREEIERVTMNFSQTRVIGSGGFSTVYLAHFPGSTMAAVKIHNGGERLNRVFKQELEILLQLDHDNIVKLLGYGDDREEGVLVFEHVPKGSLQEILHDSTGAKENSPLSWKNRMAIAFQLAEAIEYLHEKCALPIVHGDIKASNILLDEHLNCKLCDFGSAKMGFSSTVLPPSSSRMNQVMMMGSPGYVDPHYLRTGIPSKKNDIYSFGVILLELLTGMDAFCSEREQPLTSIAGPILRDASQVGKVVDPGLGGYFDLEEAKVMASMAGLCLGPSPTLRPSASDILQTMKHKISSISFLFSPHHLKLIDLGFEFSWNLERVEAVRREVSKMTAASGLFLIPTATRASLIQHPKFYLEWKDKTFSSISSTFAASSRIRNRRRVSVSTHFCCNSLLSDLAPATSAAYGALLLGGGVFAYTRSGSKGSLFGGFTGAALMATAYLLMQVPKTKDIGDALGFGSAFLFSSVFGIRLAATRKLVPSGLLLGLSIFALTVFISAYLQDISDPLRVS; encoded by the exons ATGAGTTCTCTCACTCCCTTACatctcatctctctctctctctctctctctgtctgcTCCCTCTCGGATCGGAATCAAGGGAGGTGTCAGATTCTGCCTCCCTCCATCTTCATGGCACCCTCCAATTTCACCTTTAACAAATCAGAGAGAAGGGTTTCAAACCCACACGATCCTGGAACCGCTAGTGGTCTGTTTGTCTGTGGTTGTTGGTCCTGTTGGCGCATCCTTTCTATTATCTTATTAACTTTCCCTTATCAGCTCGCCTTCTGCGTGGCTTCCGACTCCCCACCCACCCGTGCCGCTCCACCGACGCCACTTTTTAAAACCAGAGGGGGAGGAGACACCCAGAACACCGACACCCTCGCTGACCCCAGAATCGTAGCAGCTCTCTGCGTGTCAGCTGCCTTTCTCATCTTGCTCTTCGTCATGGGTTTCCTCAAGTTCCTCAGATTCAAACTGAGACGCAGGCGGAATCGAGTTGTCATCGAAGACCATATGGGTGGATGTGAGTCAGGGATCTCCGTCGTTCCGAATGAGCCTGACAAGAAGAATGGTTCCGTGAAGAGATTCAGTAGGGAGGAGATAGAGAGGGTGACCATGAATTTCTCACAGACACGGGTAATCGGATCCGGAGGGTTTAGCACCGTCTATCTGGCTCACTTCCCAGGTTCGACCATGGCCGCAGTCAAGATCCACAATGGCGGAGAGCGTCTCAACAGAGTATTCAAGCAGGAACTGGAGATCCTGCTCCAGCTTGACCATGACAACATTGTCAAGCTTCTGGGTTACGGCGATGATCGAG aAGAAGGGGTCCTGGTATTTGAGCATGTTCCAAAGGGgagcttgcaagagatactcCATGACAGTACCGGAGCAAAGGAGAACTCGCCGCTATCATGGAAAAACCGAATGGCCATAGCCTTCCAGCTTGCCGAAGCTATTGAATATCTACATGAAAAATGTGCTCTCCCAATCGTTCACGGCGACATCAAAGCCTCAAACATCCTCCTGGATGAGCACCTCAACTGCAAGCTCTGCGATTTCGGGTCTGCCAAGATGGGATTTTCTTCCACGGTGCTGCCGCCCTCTTCTTCTCGGATGAACCAAGTCATGATGATGGGGTCTCCTGGCTACGTTGATCCTCACTACCTGAGAACCGGAATCCCCTCAAAAAAGAACGATATTTACAGCTTTGGAGTCATCCTTCTGGAACTGCTCACTGGGATGGATGCCTTCTGTTCAGAGCGGGAGCAGCCGCTGACATCTATTGCCGGGCCCATTCTCAGGGATGCCAGCCAGGTGGGCAAAGTGGTAGATCCAGGACTTGGCGGCTACTTTGACTTGGAAGAAGCCAAGGTCATGGCTTCCATGGCAGGACTCTGTCTGGGTCCTTCACCTACCCTAAGGCCCTCCGCCTCTGACATCCTTCAAACAATGAAACACAAAATCTCTTCCATCTCCTTCCTATTCTCACCTCACCATTTGAAATT AATCGATTTGGGATTTGAGTTCAGTTGGAACTTGGAGAGGGTGGAGGCTGTGCGGCGTGAGGTAAGCAAAATGACGGCAGCTTCCGGTTTATTTCTGATTCCGACAGCAACCAGAGCCAGTTTGATTCAGCATCCAAAATTCTATCTTGAATGGAAAGATAAAACCTTCAGTAGCATTTCTTCTACGTTTGCTGCGAGTTCAAGGATAAGAAACCGCCGACGGGTGTCTGTTTCCACCCATTTTTGCTGCAACTCTCTACTTTCCGATCTTGCCCCTGCCACCTCTGCAGCCTACGGTGCTCTGCTCCTCGGCGGCGGCGTCTTTGCCT ATACAAGATCTGGGAGCAAGGGCTCACTTTTTGGAGGATTTACAGGAGCAGCACTAATGGCAACA GCTTACCTTCTTATGCAAGTCCCCAAGACAAAAGACATAGGTGACGCCCTTGGGTTTGGATcagctttccttttctcttctgTATTTG GTATACGATTAGCGGCCACTCGTAAACTAGTCCCTTCAGGCCTGTTGTTAGGACTTTCCATCTTTGCATTGACTGTGTTTATCTCTGCCTATCTACAAGATATCTCTGATCCACTACGTGTCTCCTAA
- the LOC117907035 gene encoding uncharacterized protein LOC117907035, producing the protein MKTTKMMPYQDKSSNMSPRRVRSRHWRHSRTGTAVVAVLALLLSTAAWLSLVFSGTTTRCWHRFKDWERRPQAFPWGRRRQDRSSSILRPPTSSPPPPSVSLLPFPRNASLPSAGEELSLRHIVFGIAGSSHLWKRRKELVRLWWRPKDMRGHVWLEERVSPEEGDDSLPAIMVSEDISRFRYTNPTGHPSGLRISRILSESFRLGLPDVRWFVLGDDDTIFNADNLVTVLNKYDPSEMVYIGGPSESHSANSYFSYSMAFGGGGIAISHPLAEALSKIQDGCLDRYPKLYGSDDRLHACITELGVPLTREHGFHQWDIRGNAHGLLSSHPIAPFVSIHHVEAVDPFYPGLSSLESLKRFTRAMKVDPGSFLQRSICYDHTRHLTFSVSLGYVVQVFPHIVLPRELERSEQTYSAWNRINHRNEFDFDTRDPYRSVCKKPILFFLKDVGREGNATLGSYERARGKDDLKRKVFCFPQMRPLRYVQHIQVLGYPLSKNWHLVPRRLCCRLNQTSSELLKLTVGQCEKGSFSSFN; encoded by the exons ATGAAGACGACGAAGATGATGCCTTACCAGGACAAGAGCTCAAACATGTCACCCCGTCGAGTTCGAAGCCGCCATTGGCGTCATAGCCGCACAGGCACGGCCGTGGTCGCCGTCTTGGCACTACTCCTATCCACCGCCGCTTGGTTGTCGCTGGTGTTCTCCGGCACCACGACTCGTTGCTGGCACCGGTTTAAGGATTGGGAAAGGAGACCCCAAGCTTTCCCGTGGGGCAGGCGTCGCCAGGATCGTTCTTCATCTATCTTGCGGCCGCCGACCTCGTCACCCCCTCCCCCCTCCGTTTCCCTCCTCCCATTTCCCAGAAATGCCAGCCTTCCTTCTGCAGGGGAGGAATTGTCTCTGAGGCACATCGTCTTCGGCATAGCTGGTTCATCGCATCTCTGGAAAAGGCGGAAGGAGTTAGTGAGGCTGTGGTGGCGTCCAAAAGACATGCGCGGGCACGTTTGGTTAGAAGAGCGAGTGAGTCCCGAGGAAGGAGATGATTCTTTGCCTGCCATCATGGTTTCCGAGGACATCTCTCGTTTCCGATACACCAATCCCACTGGCCACCCTTCGGGACTGCGGATCTCTCGGATTCTCTCGGAGTCCTTCCGCCTTGGACTGCCCGATGTGCGCTGGTTTGTCCTGGGCGATGATGATACCATTTTCAATGCCGATAACCTTGTTACTGTTCTCAACAAGTACGATCCATCTGAGATGGTTTACATCGGTGGCCCATCTGAGAGTCATTCTGCCAATTCCTATTTCAGTTATTCTATGGCCTTTGGCGGTGGAGGAATTGCTATAAGTCACCCACTGGCCGAGGCACTCTCCAAGATTCAAGATGGGTGTCTAGACAGATATCCAAAGCTTTATGGAAGCGATGATCGACTCCATGCCTGCATTACAGAATTGGGCGTTCCTCTGACCAGAGAGCATGGCTTTCACCAG TGGGATATTAGGGGTAACGCACATGGTCTTTTATCCTCTCATCCGATTGCACCATTTGTCTCAATTCACCATGTTGAAGCGGTTGACCCTTTTTACCCCGGCTTGAGCTCTCTGGAGAGTCTCAAACGTTTTACCAGAGCCATGAAGGTTGATCCAGGGAGCTTCTTGCAGAGATCCATTTGTTATGATCACACTCGACATTTAACTTTTTCTGTCTCACTTGGTTATGTTGTTCAAGTTTTCCCACACATTGTTCTCCCCCGTGAATTGGAGCGGTCAGAGCAAACTTATTCTGCTTGGAATAGAATTAATCATAGAAATGAATTTGACTTCGACACCAGAGACCCATACAGATCTGTTTGTAAAAAGCCAATCCTCTTTTTCTTGAAAGATGTAGGAAGAGAAGGTAATGCTACTTTGGGTTCATATGAACGGGCCAGAGGAAAAGATGatttgaaaaggaaagtttTCTGTTTTCCGCAAATGCGTCCACTGCGCTATGTGCAACATATCCAGGTGTTGGGGTATCCACTGAGCAAGAATTGGCATTTG GTTCCACGTAGGCTATGTTGCAGACTAAATCAGACAAGCAGTGAACTCCTTAAATTAACTGTTGGGCAGTGTGAGAAAGGATCCTTCAGTTCTTTTAATTGA